The Methanosarcina barkeri MS DNA window ATTCCGAATGAGGAATTTTCTCTATTGACTCTACCTTTCGGTATACCCTGAAATTTGTCCCGAATTTAAAACCGGTTTTGACCACATGCCCCGAATCCCTGAGATTTTTATATGCACTGTACTTTCTCAGGAAAAAGCTTTCAATCTCCGAGGCTTTCTCGACAAATTCGTCAAATGAAAACACTTTACCTTTCCTGTCCCGAACCGTTATTATGCCTCTGGAAAAGAGGTAAAGTGATTCGACCAGGGAAAGCTGCAACCTCTCGGAGTCCAGCATTTTTCCGTAAAAGCCACTTTTATAGAGAGTTTCCGAAGCCTGAGAATCCCAGGCTATTACCCTGTCTTCTAGGAAAGTGGCATCGGTTTTGATGGCAGGATATGGCTCAGGCATTTCTCCTTTGGGAACTGCGGTTTTAACCTCATAGAAGGTAAGGTCACTTTCTTCATCCACCACAGCAAGGATAAACTGCTTATGCACGTTCTCTGCCGAGGTAACTGAGTCCTGAAGAAGTTTTACAGGAAGGAGCTGTCTTTCAGACTGGACATGAACAAAAATATTTGCTGCATTTTTACCCGGGTGGCTGCCTCTGGGATACACCCGGAAATCTGCAGCTGATGGCTGGACATAGTACCCTCTTTCTTTAAGGTCCTTATAAACTATATATTTCAGCTCAAAATTCGGCTGCCTCAAAGAGGCCTGTTCGAAAAAGGTTCTAAAATCGAGCAGTGTGCCTTCAAGTTCGATCTCGAGTTTTCCTCTGGACAGAAGAAAAGCAGCTTCTACAAGCGAGAGTTCAAGCCCTTCGCCTTTAGGACGCCCGAAGTAACCAGTTTTATAAAGTTCGGCTACCGCTTCCTTTCCGGCAAGGACCCGGTCTCCTTTAAGTTGTGTTTTCAATAGATTCACCTGAAAAGAAAATGAAATGAAAATAAGTTCTTTACCAGTCTGGTTTGCTGTAGTTTAATTTGATATAGCGTAATTTCTCTTGATCTAGGTTCTCATAAAACAATTTGCTATTAAAATAATTTATTGTTAAAATAATTTATTATTAAAATAATTTATTATTAAAATAATTTGTTACAATCAGTTTGTCTTGATTGATCTGTTGTAATCTACTCTATTGTAATCTAATCTGTTGTAATTTACTCTATTGTAGTCTACTATTGTAATCTAAATTGTTATAATCGATTAATATAATATTGCTTGGTAGTGTTTGCATACACTAAGAACGGAGCCTTCCCACATTACGGAAGAACCCTGGACTCCATGAAATTTCTTGCAGCTTCTACAAGTGAGCTTGCAAACTCTCTGTACGCAACTCCGTGCAGGTGGGCATATGAACCCAGGGTATTTCCAGAAATAAGCCCATCCATGCCGTTCTTTATGCCTGTACCTCTTGACAGAGTTATTGCAAATTCAGCGTCCTCAGGAATTTCCCTTATTTCAGAATGGTGGAATTCGTGTCCCTTGAAACTGTTGTCTTTTTTCCCGAGAAGGCAGTCCTTATTAAGGGTCCCGATATTGTAGCTGACCACTCTTGTTTGTCCCATAATAGTATGCCCTGGTAGGGCTCCGACCATTGAATATGTAGATTCTGGCATTGAGGTATTGTGATAGGTACCTTTTCCGGGAACGCCTGTGCTTATTTTTTCCGTAAGGTACATAAGCCCTCCACACTCGGCATAAATAGGCATGCCTGCAGCAGATGCTTTTTTGATATCCTGGCGCATGGACTCGTTAGCTTCAAGTTCGGCTGCAAAGAGTTCGGGATAACCTCCTCCTATATAGAGCCCGTCAACTTCCGGAAGTGAGGTGTCTTTAACAGGGCTAAAGTAAACAATTTCTGCGCCTGCAAGATTCAGGAGATCAATGTTATCGTGATAGTAGAAGTTGAAAGCCTCATCAAGGGCAACCCCTATCTTTGGCCTGGGTGCTCCAGAATCGGAGACTGAAGAAAAAACGCTATTATCAGGGCTTTTAAGGGGCTTTGCGCTTTTTGCGATTTTCATAAAGCGGTCTACGTCAATTCCTTTATTGATGATTTCTTCAATGCCTTGAAGGCGGGCTTCAAAGTCTCCATCCCCAAGCCGTCTCCGGCCTTCGAGAGCTGGCATAAGCCCGAGATGGCGCATGGAAATCTGCATCGCGTGGTCTCTCGGAACAATTCCTATAACCGGAATGCCTGTATAGTGTTCGATTGCTTCTTTTGCTTTTTCGGCATGGCGGCGGCTTCCTATGTTATTAAGGATAACTCCTGTAATTTCCACATCAGGGTCGAAGTTCCTGTATCCGTTTATAAGGGCAGCACTCGAACGGGTAATACTTCGGGCATTGATTACAAAGATTACAGGGCAGTTAAGGATCTTTGCGATCTGGGCAGTGCTTCCAAGGTCGCTTAAGCTTTCAAAACCTTCATAAAGCCCGCGAACTCCTTCAATAATCGCAATATCCGCCTTCTCGCCGGCCTCGCAGGCATGAGTATAGACATCCAGAATCCCGTTTTCATCCATGAGGTAGCCGTCAAGGTTCCGGCAGAACCTGCCAGTTATCTCAGTATGATAGCTTGGGTCGATATAATCCAGAGCAACCTTAAAGGGCTGTACTTTGTATCCCCTTGAAACGAGAGCAGCCATCAGGCCCATGGAAATTGTAGTCTTGCCTGAGGAAGAACGGTCTGCGGAAATGAGAATCCTGGGAATATTCCTTGCTGCGGATTGCTTGTCATTAATCATTTTTTCGATACCCCTTTGTGTTTATTCACCCTGATGTGTTTATTCAACTATTGATACTCTAATTTATTTTGTCAATTCCCTCAGCCGTTCATCACTCAGGGAATCGGCTGTAACTTTTTTTTCGTTTTCAAGGATTGCTTTCCCAAGCTTGCGATAGATCTGCGCAATATCAGATTCGGGTGCCTTTTCCATTACCGAGTAACCTTCCCTTTCACAGTCCTGAACTACCTGCCTCTTCGGGATAAAAGCCATAAGCTGGCTGCCGATTTCCTCGGAAAACTTCGAAACTATTTCCTCTTCCCTGCTTACATTTCTGGAATTGCAGATTACCCCGCTAAGCGGCATTCCTATCTTCGATAAGCCTTTGCAGATATTATTTGCTGCATAAAGGGGCATGTACTCTCCTGAAGTCAGGACATAAGCCTCATTTACGAACCCTTTTCTTACAGGGGCAACAAATCCTCCGCAGACGATGTCTCCTGGTACATCGTAAATGATAAAATCCTGTTCTTTTAAGAGATTTCCTGAAATGCTCTTCAATTTCTGGATGGCAACAATGATTCCTCGCCCTGCACACCCTATGCCTGGTTCGGGACCGCCTGCTTCCACGCATTTGACGCCTGCATATCCCTCAAAGACCACATCTTCTTTTTTTATGTCCACACCCTCACGCAGGAGATCAAGAATGGTTGGAATTCTCCTGCCTCTTAGAAGGGTGATTGATGAGTCACTTTTAGGATCGCAGCCTATAATCATGACTTTCTTTCCTGCCTCGGCGCAGGCAGCGGCAATGTTTGAAGCGGTACTCGATTTGCCTATGCCGCCTTTCCCGTAGATCGCTATGATCTTCTGGTTTTTCAAAGGATCTTCCTCCTGATTTTATCCTGGCTCTTCTTGCTCAGGCTTCCTTTGCAACTTCCCTTAAGGTAGCCCCAAACTCAGATTCCACAATCCCACTGACTCCCAGTGTTTTCGGGTGGAGGTCGATTTCAACCAGCACATACTCATGCCCCATCTCTTTTAAAGGCAGGACCTGTCTCGGGCCGTTAGTTATCGAAATCAGTTCCATGTTCTTTATGTTCTCCATAGGGATTGCATGTGGAACACCCGAAATGACTGCAAAATCAAAGTCACTGTATTTTTCTTTTATTAATTTGCTGACCTTTTCGCCTGCAATAGGGTACTCGTCCATGCCACCAATGATTTCATGTACCTCAATCCCATGTGCTTTGAGATCTCTCGTTATATACTTGGCATGCTGCCTGACTCTGGGAAGTCCGAGCTCCGGGTCGATATTTGCCATATTGATAAGATTTTCTTTTTTCCCGAGAGCTTCTGCAACCTCATTGACTGCAAGGGTAATGTCTGCAAACATGTAGCCGGTTTCTTTTTTGGCATTCATGATGACAAGGCCCCTCTTGTCTTCCTTGAGGAGTTGAATTACACGCTGTGCGGCTTTGTATTTGACATCCCCACGGGAGGGAGCAAGGTATTCCCTGCTTGCAGCTCCATGCTTTTTTTCTACTTCTGTAGCTTTTTCAAGGAGATATTTCTGACGCTCGAACTCTTTGTGATCAATAATTCCTGCATCGAGTGCGGATTCCAGGGCAAAGAGTACTCCTTTTGTGTTATCGTGATAGCCTGCGTGCACCTCGACTTCGATTACAGGGACATCAGGATTTGCCTCTAGCACGGCATCATGCATTTCTTCCCCTATAATCATACTGGGGCAGGTTCCTACAATTCCTATAAGTTTAGGATTAAAAAGTTCCACTGACTTGTTGATAAGTTGGACAAGTTTATCATGTCCTCCAAAAACGAAATTGTTCTCATCAAGGCCTGTGGTAACCACATGTATACCGTCTTCTTCGAGCAGCCTTGCATGTTTAAAGGAACACCCTGGAGGCCCATGCAGGATAGCGACATCAACATTTAAGTCTCTTAGAGTGTAAAGAGCCGCAACTATGGAACTTGGGCGGGGATGAATGATTGAAATCTCTTTTTCAGCCATAACAAATCCTCTTGTTTAGATAATAGTGATACTGATAAGAATGATAAAACGCATTTCCCTGAAAACTCCTGTGTCCTCAGGATATGAACTATTACCTGTAAAATGGGATTGGGAAACACGATCAGTTGAAATTAAAGTGAGTACTGGAAACGAATACAGATTGGAAGATCCTGTATAAAACTCTATCATAAAAATATCGGCAAATGCCTGCAGCCTATTGTGGCATGTATCCGGAATAGGCTCGGATCCAAATTTTATATTAAATATTTGTATATTAGAAATTGTTATCCTTAGAAATTGTTATCCTTAGAAATTGTTATCCTTAGAAATTGTTATCCTGAGCAAAAATTCCTGAATAATTCTTGTAATTGCCCGAATTAACCGGAATTTCTGGGAATTCTTCAACAATTCTTCAACAATTCTTCAACAATTCTTCAACAATTCTTCAACAATTCTTCAACAATTCTTCAACAATTCTTCAACAATTCTTCAACAATTCTTCAACAATTCTTCAACAATTCTTCAACAATTCTTCAACAATTCTTCAACAATTCTTCAACAATTCTTCAACAATTCTTCAACAATTCTTCAACAATTCTTCAACAATTCCTTAACTATTTCTCAGTGAAGAACCTCATTATACAGTTATTAAATAATTTTAACGGAAGCATTTTACCGAAGAGAGTATTATATCGTCGCCTCCTGCAAATTCTAAGGCTTTTGAAAGCCCTTCTGGAAGATTCCGTGCATAAAAAATGTTTTTTCCATTTACTGCCTTCATCCTTTCTCCTACCAGGATAACCTGCTTACACTTTGCACCGAACTTTTCTACAAAGCCCTGTACAAGTTCAGGAGGCAACCCTTCACATACCTGAGAGGCTTCTTCTCCCAGCACAAGGATGATATCTTCCTTTTTTTCGTCCTTTCTCTTAAGGAGAGCGTAATCAAGGGCTTTTTCGGCCGAGAGGATATCCATTCCGGAGTTGGAATTGTCTATTAAGGAAATGCCATTCATTTCCTTTTCCTGCATCCTGCCTGAAAGCCCTTTGAATCCTTCAATTGCCGAAATAATAGCTTCAGGTTTAGTTCCAAGTTCAAGGGCGGCTGCCGACGCTGCGACAAAAGCAGTCCTGTAAGCCGAAACATTATATCCCGGACGCAGGGAAGCTGATAAAATTTGCTTTCCCCTGTGCATAAAGCGAATGCCGGAACCTGAAGATGTAGGAGAAGCCTGGTATTTGCTTGAATCGGCTGGCATTGATGAACCTGATAGATCACACGATCCTAGTAAGTCTGAAGGCATTACTAACTCTGAGGATACTGATAAGGCTGAAGTCCCTGGTTCCGTTTCCAGTACAAAGTCAGCTATTTGTCCTGGAGTCTTGGAAAACTGATCATTAAAATGGTCTTTAAAGGTTAAAACCTTTATTTGGTCTTTTTTTGCAGCTTTAAGGGCTTTTTCAGCTCTGGCATTGATTAGAAGAGTACTTCCAGGTTTTGCATTTCTGATAAGCTGGAGTTTTGCTTCGCTTGCAAGGGATGTATTATTTGCAATCCCATAGTCCGGGGAAAGGGTTGTAAGAATTCCCAGGTCAGCAGTGCCTGTGCCTCCTATCGAGATCTCAAAGATAAAAAAATCCGGCCTGAACTCGGCTTCAAAAGTTTTCTCAACGGCAACCAGAATGCTTCCGGGAGTTATGCTCAGGCCTTTGTATATAAGAGAAGAAGCGCCCGCTTTCCAGTATTCAAGTCCCCGTGAAGTGTGCAGTACTACTTCAAACTGCCTGGAGAGCATATCGGCCAGGAGGGATGCTGTACTTGTTTTTGCTTTTACGCCGGTAATCTCGACTGTTTTTATGCCTGAAAGCCTTGAATCACCTTTGAGAATTTCTCCGACAATTTCATGGTGCGAAAGGATGTTTTTTTTCTGCGCCCTGGCTTCTACAAGCATAGGATAGGCAAGATCGAGGTGTACAGGCGCAACAATCAAGTCGAATTCTGATGCAGGAAGAGGAGTTTTTGAGCAGTGTATCCCGTACTTCTCCTCAAGCTCAAGCAACGTTTCAGGCTTGACTGTCCTGTATACATCTATTCCGCTTACTTCATTTCCAGCGGCTGCAAGGCTTTTTGCGATAGGAATGCCGCCGTGGGTCAGGTCGAGCACGGCGAACTTCTTCCGATACAGGTCCATGATAAAACCGGACCTTAGGTAAGACTTTAAAGGGATTCCTGAACCCTTTTGAACACAAGGTCGGCGATAAGCTCATCGGCTCCAAGAGGGTTTGCATAGCACAGAGGAACGGCTTTTCCGTCAATTTCCAGGGTACCGCAGCCATTTTCGTCCAGGCTCAGGATCTCGGGGATATCCTTTGTGATATGAACTCCAGAAGCCAGGAAAACCGGTACTGCTGCAATTTTTGTCACGCCTGTGCCAGAAAAGCCTTCGATTGCCTCTCCAAGGGTTGGCTCACTGTTTTCCATAAAGCCGGCTCTGACAACGACATCCGAGTGTTTCCGTGCTATATGATCTGCGATCTGAGTGACTACTTCCTTATTGTAAGGCAGCTTGCTCCCATGGCCTATGGCCAGAATTCCGAGTTTTTCTGTCATTTTTAAAACCTCAATCTCTGTCTGTTCAAGATTAACAC harbors:
- the endA gene encoding tRNA-intron lyase, producing MKTQLKGDRVLAGKEAVAELYKTGYFGRPKGEGLELSLVEAAFLLSRGKLEIELEGTLLDFRTFFEQASLRQPNFELKYIVYKDLKERGYYVQPSAADFRVYPRGSHPGKNAANIFVHVQSERQLLPVKLLQDSVTSAENVHKQFILAVVDEESDLTFYEVKTAVPKGEMPEPYPAIKTDATFLEDRVIAWDSQASETLYKSGFYGKMLDSERLQLSLVESLYLFSRGIITVRDRKGKVFSFDEFVEKASEIESFFLRKYSAYKNLRDSGHVVKTGFKFGTNFRVYRKVESIEKIPHSEYLVNAIPADFEFRLSVMSGAVRLANSVRKKMLFAVEKGEEIEYLDISRTKM
- the cfbD gene encoding Ni-sirohydrochlorin a,c-diamide reductive cyclase catalytic subunit — its product is MAEKEISIIHPRPSSIVAALYTLRDLNVDVAILHGPPGCSFKHARLLEEDGIHVVTTGLDENNFVFGGHDKLVQLINKSVELFNPKLIGIVGTCPSMIIGEEMHDAVLEANPDVPVIEVEVHAGYHDNTKGVLFALESALDAGIIDHKEFERQKYLLEKATEVEKKHGAASREYLAPSRGDVKYKAAQRVIQLLKEDKRGLVIMNAKKETGYMFADITLAVNEVAEALGKKENLINMANIDPELGLPRVRQHAKYITRDLKAHGIEVHEIIGGMDEYPIAGEKVSKLIKEKYSDFDFAVISGVPHAIPMENIKNMELISITNGPRQVLPLKEMGHEYVLVEIDLHPKTLGVSGIVESEFGATLREVAKEA
- the cfbB gene encoding Ni-sirohydrochlorin a,c-diamide synthase, which translates into the protein MINDKQSAARNIPRILISADRSSSGKTTISMGLMAALVSRGYKVQPFKVALDYIDPSYHTEITGRFCRNLDGYLMDENGILDVYTHACEAGEKADIAIIEGVRGLYEGFESLSDLGSTAQIAKILNCPVIFVINARSITRSSAALINGYRNFDPDVEITGVILNNIGSRRHAEKAKEAIEHYTGIPVIGIVPRDHAMQISMRHLGLMPALEGRRRLGDGDFEARLQGIEEIINKGIDVDRFMKIAKSAKPLKSPDNSVFSSVSDSGAPRPKIGVALDEAFNFYYHDNIDLLNLAGAEIVYFSPVKDTSLPEVDGLYIGGGYPELFAAELEANESMRQDIKKASAAGMPIYAECGGLMYLTEKISTGVPGKGTYHNTSMPESTYSMVGALPGHTIMGQTRVVSYNIGTLNKDCLLGKKDNSFKGHEFHHSEIREIPEDAEFAITLSRGTGIKNGMDGLISGNTLGSYAHLHGVAYREFASSLVEAARNFMESRVLP
- the cfbA gene encoding sirohydrochlorin nickelochelatase, whose translation is MEVLKMTEKLGILAIGHGSKLPYNKEVVTQIADHIARKHSDVVVRAGFMENSEPTLGEAIEGFSGTGVTKIAAVPVFLASGVHITKDIPEILSLDENGCGTLEIDGKAVPLCYANPLGADELIADLVFKRVQESL
- the cfbC gene encoding Ni-sirohydrochlorin a,c-diamide reductive cyclase ATP-dependent reductase subunit, whose product is MKNQKIIAIYGKGGIGKSSTASNIAAACAEAGKKVMIIGCDPKSDSSITLLRGRRIPTILDLLREGVDIKKEDVVFEGYAGVKCVEAGGPEPGIGCAGRGIIVAIQKLKSISGNLLKEQDFIIYDVPGDIVCGGFVAPVRKGFVNEAYVLTSGEYMPLYAANNICKGLSKIGMPLSGVICNSRNVSREEEIVSKFSEEIGSQLMAFIPKRQVVQDCEREGYSVMEKAPESDIAQIYRKLGKAILENEKKVTADSLSDERLRELTK
- the cfbE gene encoding coenzyme F430 synthase, which translates into the protein MDLYRKKFAVLDLTHGGIPIAKSLAAAGNEVSGIDVYRTVKPETLLELEEKYGIHCSKTPLPASEFDLIVAPVHLDLAYPMLVEARAQKKNILSHHEIVGEILKGDSRLSGIKTVEITGVKAKTSTASLLADMLSRQFEVVLHTSRGLEYWKAGASSLIYKGLSITPGSILVAVEKTFEAEFRPDFFIFEISIGGTGTADLGILTTLSPDYGIANNTSLASEAKLQLIRNAKPGSTLLINARAEKALKAAKKDQIKVLTFKDHFNDQFSKTPGQIADFVLETEPGTSALSVSSELVMPSDLLGSCDLSGSSMPADSSKYQASPTSSGSGIRFMHRGKQILSASLRPGYNVSAYRTAFVAASAAALELGTKPEAIISAIEGFKGLSGRMQEKEMNGISLIDNSNSGMDILSAEKALDYALLKRKDEKKEDIILVLGEEASQVCEGLPPELVQGFVEKFGAKCKQVILVGERMKAVNGKNIFYARNLPEGLSKALEFAGGDDIILSSVKCFR